The Periplaneta americana isolate PAMFEO1 chromosome 16, P.americana_PAMFEO1_priV1, whole genome shotgun sequence genome segment ccggggtttttccttgaccaattgaagcagaattgctgtgtaactttcggcgttgcacctcggactcatttcgccattattaattcacatatcatcgcCATCCGTACAAAAGCCCAGATTCACGTTGCAGTTTGCTGTACTTGCACAAGAGCAGGGCTGTTCTGCTGACCGAtctttcacagaataggagtggtgagCACAATATGCCTCAGTGTGCAGTGCAAGCTTTCGGGTTCCCTGTCCGTACACGACAAATAAAAGAGAAGgtatagaatttatagtgcacTTATAAATGCTCAAATAATTACGAAATTATTGAGATAGTgagtacaagttatatattttttcaaaactacACGAAATGTGCTTGTAGGTGAGGCAAGACCATTATTcagcaaaattttgaagaattctgTCACTTCTACAGTCGATGAATACTTAAACTTGAGTGAAACTGTCTAATTCGGAATATTTTTCGTCGTCACTTACTAATTCCTAAGTAATACATTTGTGTTCCAcgttgttttttgttgtttcttattTGTTCTGCTTTAGTGACGTTGCTCGACCTAAGAGCATATTTTCTTCACAGCATTGGAGCTCCACATTCCTGCGACACTACTACAGAAGATGCTTCCCAACAGTGTGGGGTGGTGACATTAAAATATGATGACAGTGGCAAGTGGTTTTGCGATTCGACAAGTCTCAAAAACCACGTTGATCTACACAAGCCCAAGAGACCGTTGAGTTGCGATGTTTGTGGAATGGATTGTTTGCACTTGGATCGACTCAAAAGACACGCACGCGTACACACAGGCGAGAACTCCTTCatttgtgaaatgtgtggaaagAATTTTTCGCAATCTAGTAGTCTAGAAAAGCATCAACTCGTACACAAAGGTCAGAAACAATTCTGTTGTCATATATGCGGAAAGAAATTTTCGAGTTCTACTACGCTGAAAAGGCATGCACCAGTACACACAGGCGAGAAGGCATTCTGTTGTGACATATGTGGAAAAAGATTTTCGCAAAGTAGTAGTGCAAAGAAGCATAGAATCGTACATAGTGGggagaagccattcagttgtgatatatgtggaaagaaatttaccCAATCTTTTAATCTAAAAAATCATGCAATCTTGCACTCAATGcagaagccattcagttgtgatatatgtggtaaGAAATTTTCCCAATCTGTTTATCTAAAGAAGCATGGACTtgtacacacaggggagaagccaTACACTTGTGATACATGTGGGAAAAAGTTTTTGGTACCCAGTGGTCTTAAAAGGCATTCACTCATTCACACTGGGGATAAACCATTCACTTGTCACATATGTGGTAAAAAATTTTCCCAATGCGTTCATCTAAAAGTGCATGGACAcgtacacacaggggagaaggcaTTCACTTGTGATACATGTGGAAAAAAGTTTTTGGAATCTGGTCATCTTAAAATGCATTCACtcgtacacacaggggagaagccattcagttgtgatgtaTGTGGAAAAAAATTTACGCAGTCTGGTTCTGTAAAAAAACATATAATCGTACACTCTGGGGAGAAGGCATTcacttgtgatatatgtggattGAAGTTTTCGGAATCTGGTAAAGCGAAAAAGCATAGACTCCTACACACTGGGGTGAAGGCATTCgcttgtgatatatgtggaaagaagttTTCGAGATCAAGTAATGCAAAAAACCATAGAATCGTACACACACGGGcagaaggcattcagttgtgatataagTCAAAGGTATTTTCGGAATCTGGTATTGTAAAAGTGTATGCAGTCTTAGACACAAGTGAGAGGTTCAGTTGCGATGTTTATGGGACGCTTTTCTCGGTCTCGCAAGATCTGAAACAGTATGTAACGAGATACGTAAGTGAGAATCGATGTGACTGCGATATTTGTGATGACTGTTTCTGCTTTTCGTGTGAACTGAAATACATGTAGAGCCAGATACTTAGGCGTGTTGCCATGATGTGGTTTGCAGCCTCTATGTAAGATATGCACTCTTAAGACAGGCACAGTCATGCTTATCGATCATTTTGCTTGTGATTTGTGTAGTTTTAATCGAAGATTGGAAGCCGATTGAGACCCCAGACTTTCAGTTCGCGAGATCTTCGTGTGTTCACTtgtgaaaaataatcatttctTTCGAACAGAAATTATCGTTACTGTAAGGGAAGGAAATAATTAGAACAATTCTGAAAACAGTGGTAGTTGAAGGGAACAGGATTAGTGACATTAAAGCtgacttgatatgtgtcagagaaacaGTAATGGCCGTGTCGAccagcccgtttatcagcaatcacagAAACATGCTTAATTCTTGagaatgatcaagttacagatgcggtgcaccgacattttccctcgatcatcTCAGTACCATCAGCTGatggtacgctcgcttgagaagaatcatctgagctcTAGGTTatcgcgtataaaacagcgaacgagcGCACTCtttcaattatcgcttcgtttttgtttgtcggactgtttcaaacatcctcgcagatttcaaataacaagtgacaataatcatggaagaaaaaaagaaaagagcaccgaacttctcacagttcgaaatGGGAATTCTTTTAGCACTCTTCAgtaattctgcatccatattagagaataaaagtactgacggatgttctctaagagaaaagcaggctacttcattggatttaacctcacaattcaacacTGTTCCAGGTGACTTACACGTGtatacataattccacataatttgtaaagaaatttatacagtgattatttcacattattgataataattggaaaaatttcagtatacggatacctcactgacaattatctagaaataggctactaaaagagcagatttgtatgggTTTGTCGAATGTTCATCATCTTCCTTATggaaagacacttttcagtgccaataattcatttgggaaaatttcagtttacggatacctcactaacaattattttaaaataaattgtgtcgaatacgcatcatcatgcatacgaaatggaagtttttagtgccaattaattttgtgttcacgaggttggaattttggagtaagagtgAAAgaaaggtatccgtgtaatttctcttaattcaagcgtaaatagcccaATTATTTAAAACGTCATGCAGGTCCTAATAGtgtcaaacggcaaatctatagctaataagtgataatctcgcattctacaaaatggtcatttagttgtactatattattaccgacaaagaattaggcctactactttattattatattaacaaaattggacagtacggcctaaattatattttgtcctcaagtaaagtcccgatcttccaaagcagaaacatatataaaacattagtctcttttgaggaaaaaaaaaattattattcaacTACAagcttactctttctacaataacaccaattctgttatttccgcagtgatttgtgTGTTCAAgaacatcatttcatcttcaattccatcaagtacggcAAATCGTggcgccattttggttttctcgacttgacaatgttcaattcaagataatcggtcccacacccgtgatcaaagttgatcatcatcaacttgcttgtttaactttgatcgagattgatactccgcaaattcgCGTTGAatatggtcaagtgccgacttaaccatggtcaaattgtaatcgagaatggtgcaaacggccataattgtttgtatacatatcaagtctgattactgtaatatgttactaatgaCGATGAATGCAATAGATGTGGAGAGGAAGTTGTCAGTATGCTATTGGAAAGCAATGTGAAAGGTGTAAGTGAATGATTTTGCGAGTGCGTGtatgagaggaagtgtcacaaaGGTAATGGAAGAAGAATGTGATAACATTAGTGAAAATACTGGAGAATTAATGGAAACAGTCATGTGCTTCGAAACACCAAGTATCAGATGTAATGTATAAATAATGTAGCAGAAGTCTGGTACAAGACTATACAAGTTGAAACAGAGATACAGTATCAGTTTTAAGGTAGACAGCAGAACagaagttaatatatttctttttagaacAGTTCCAATCATTAGGTGTATGTTCAAAACAATAAATTGAAAACTAGTAATATCTCACGCATTTGTGGACGTTTCTAGCGCAATTCAGTTGTTTTGTAAGCTTAAATTTTGTAGTAAGTAGTATGAGAAATTGGTAAGAATTTGTATTGTAAGAACGAAAACACAGGCATTAGTATTATTTGTTTCATGAATTGAATTACAGCAGACTTAAAATATAGATGGATTTTGTTTTCAAGCTGAAAAATCTCTTTCTGGTGAAGAGTAACATTTATTAACATATTCTTAGGATTAGGCAACTTTAAAGATGAAGTGAAATTCAGTTTGAAAGAAAGTGCCACAACCTACCAGTTGTAGGCAACCAAGAAGAGTTCCTGTGCTAATTAGGAGCATACTAAGAGAGAAGCTATGTGATGTAcaaggagaaaaataaagaaaatattgatgattattctgattgtgttagtaacTCAGTAAATTTAGAAATAGTCGGATAAATCGCTGTCATACTGACGCCTCTATGACAGGCTTACACGCGTATGTTGTGAACTGATAAcccaatattagtaagaatgtttAGTGTCGCGTTTGTTAGTTCATCTGCTGTTAAGTCACTGATGTTTACATACCCTACAATATCTTCGTGTGCTCTGTTACCTGGCATATCTAAATAACTATCGCACAGTCGTAATTGCTCACATGTAGGCAGGTCTATTTTCATAAATGTTATCTTTGGCAAGTATTGTAAATTACTGACCACTTTCTATACGATCTACAATTTACTGAAGTATTAAATGTCTACAATTTTCAATTACATCATTTTGAGGGGTTTTGCTGATAGGGTTCCATTTTTTAGGGGCGCGGTAATTGTCTTCCTTTCAGATACCGCGCTTGAATCCATTATGATTATACAGTTATTCCGATGATCCCAGATTGGAAAATTATGACGGTTTAACAAAAGAACCTTTTCTGTGATTCGTACTAATTATTGCCAATTTTGTTCTACTAGTTTCTTCAAATGGCTGTTGGCTTGCATGAACACATTTTCTCATTTTCCTTCCATTGTTCCATTAAAGCTATTGGCTGGCTTTGAGTATTATTCAGGAGACAAGTTCGTAaaagtcctcttttttttttgactcgagtgtaaagtttgtgaaactcGGCTTTGCCTCGTGCCACAAACACACGAGCGCCAAAATGacaactttacgaatgtgtataaTACAaagttttttctacgatagcataaatttacattacaaaaatatatcaAGATGGGAAGGTTATGACATCACTACTTAATTGCAGTCTAtattcagaaccattaagaatgAAGTATCCATGGAAAAACATAGCTTATCTAGCCataaacacagtctactatatacagtcgcgaagcttgaggtgtttttttttgcaaatctagtgataaagcgctccaagctgttagcaactagaaacaatagactgtccatggtcggctttggactgtgtcgtatttctatcgagtgctagctcgttgcgtatttcacattgatgcttgtgaaatgttcgttattggttataatgaaaatgttaatggctaaatataataattggaataataatatgggacaaggaggagacgtttgtagtgctataaattgtagcaacagtaagagaaagaggccagagttatcctttttccgatttccgaaagattcagaaaggttcctgggtttccacaagaatgctgtgcagaaacaaaactcttaattttgaagttctttgtgactgttagaatacattatatccttaaatttcacactGAAACGTTctagtctaaccgaaaggacattagataccggttaaagttctatGACTtcggctgctaaatttccagagaaataaaggttaggtctacttttttttttcagaggatatatttttaattgtagctattaattttgttattatttttatgcgtTATTTAGTaaagaagtagaaaaattaagtttgtgttattgaaatttattgatcacgttttattttcaattctggtgggattattattgcttaggcctacttttttcttcaaaggatatgtttttaattatagctgttaattttgttgttatttttatttgttgctttactagagacgtagaaaaagtctgttacaataaaatttattgatcacgtattatttccaattctggtgtgattattattgcttaacctcatcccactttgttaactacgcaAGCCTGCACTACAATTACCGGTAcatgtaagttactccattaattcatatttccattattattgttgtaaagagaaatgcaaattaatatataCTGGTTTCacagttaattatcgctataattttgaatgagtgaagttattatagtaaatttcagttcgttttgaacaaacaaaaattatattaacttatttcttgcaggtatctttgagtttatggtggaatttaatctacttcattaaaataataaattaactttatgcatttaatatttcaataatggaaggaaggtgttaatttttccaaaagaacacaacgaaagtgtaacatattttgtcggctgctaggagagagatctgagatgattaggcgatagtagcgatgggcaactacccatgtttgcatttttactacatattgagctccgcgactatatagtagactgtgccatAATCAACAAAAGTAACAGTTGAATGTAGGCTTTCTCGGCCAGCGTCAATGAGGTTAGTGCTTTCCGTTCTAATAGACAGCGGTCTACATCTCTGGCAGACATCATCAGTGGCGAGGAGTTTGGGGCGTAGTTTTTTCTTTAGCGTGCCAGGGACAACTGCTGGTACGATTCAATGCGTGTTCTGATTTATACGAGGAACTTGTGTCTCGCTGTTGATAATGCGGTGCGCGCTGGAGGTTTTGTTGTTGACATAGCGGTCCTCGCCGGCGGTTTCCATGTTTTGGTTTCGGACCACGGCGCGCACCACACTGCCAAAAGCGAGCCTCACCCAGCTCCCCATATAAATCAAGACACGCTTCCAAATGTAGCACTAGTTGTCCCTGGCATGCTGAAGAAATACTTCGGCCCAGAATGCCTCGCCATTGATGATGTCTTCCGAAGTTATAGACATATCGTCAGGTCGTAGCATCGCCAGTAGATCACGGCCTATTAGCCCGAAAAACTCTTAACATCAAACgacacattcacaatgaaaagtaaCCGTCAGGTTATTTAATGTCAGCATTCACAATGATTTTCGTAAACGTTTTAGGCCTGAACGACAATATAAACACTGAAGCCTGCAAACTCAAGGTGTTTTCTTTGCGTTGACATCAGCGATGAAGCAAAAACAATACCGGTGTGGGAGAATTCTCGAAGAAACAAagcaaaataaaatggtgtcGTTTGACGAAGCATTAATCCTTCTCCATTCATTTCTCTGTCCATATGACAAGACATATAGTTCACATTAAAGATAATTCGCTGAAAGAAATTAAGTATAAGGAAGATAATCGACGTTAACATGAAGAGCAAGggaatatattttgataatttattttatcatatcgTCAACATTATAGCTACTTAACGTATAATATTAAGCATTTCTAGGCGAAATACTATTTGTAGTGGTCAGCCATATATTCTGCTATATGGAACAAACATATCAGATTTTAAATTCTCTTATATTATCTTAACATATACGACTGCATTTTCATGTGTTTCTTCTCTGTAAATGCAGTCACCTGTTTACAGATCTAATTAATGAACTTGTGgtaaagtgaaattttcattGGGAATAATGATTCAACTGCTTCCCGTTACTGTAGCTTTTCCTTTCttgcgttaatttttttttcaattattatattgtgttatttCCCCATAAATGTTAAAATCTGTAGCTAATTTTGTAggagatttattttatttgttaatattgGACGAATGTACTGATATTTTATCTGATCATAATTCTCTGT includes the following:
- the LOC138691679 gene encoding zinc finger protein ZFP2-like isoform X1, which produces MEVIKIEREIDTLAFELSNNTDIEEEKLQEGNVFDVQVTGIKTECVDHSYEVKSKMTFDKTPVPIELCFVKSEVKEGNALDLHMTEIKTECMDHSYGLKSEMTFEESSLPIDFPIMKSEAENEACELNKVGPEVKMQVTAEENEVFTDGIGAPHSCDTTTEDASQQCGVVTLKYDDSGKWFCDSTSLKNHVDLHKPKRPLSCDVCGMDCLHLDRLKRHARVHTGENSFICEMCGKNFSQSSSLEKHQLVHKGQKQFCCHICGKKFSSSTTLKRHAPVHTGEKAFCCDICGKRFSQSSSAKKHRIVHSGEKPFSCDICGKKFTQSFNLKNHAILHSMQKPFSCDICGKKFSQSVYLKKHGLVHTGEKPYTCDTCGKKFLVPSGLKRHSLIHTGDKPFTCHICGKKFSQCVHLKVHGHVHTGEKAFTCDTCGKKFLESGHLKMHSLVHTGEKPFSCDVCGKKFTQSGSVKKHIIVHSGEKAFTCDICGLKFSESGKAKKHRLLHTGVKAFACDICGKKFSRSSNAKNHRIVHTRAEGIQL